The following are from one region of the Deltaproteobacteria bacterium genome:
- a CDS encoding adenylate/guanylate cyclase domain-containing protein, which yields MAKDERDKSPGKKTPDIESYLDERVKMDSLFKEKFTRVITVMFTDLKGSTTITETQGDLATRMMLKQHNDALKPIISNNNGVLVKTMGDGTMSYFPDAQSAVIAASQFQETIDKMNLEKKFSAPILVRIGINTGEGIVEQNDIYGDVVNVASRFESSANAGEIYISESAYNAMADKTAVYCRFIKTTTLKGKKDPFKIYKVFWKTDEIEADKKAVATGQKAEGAEKKKGMPPLLKLLLLALIPFLVVFLLMKGGSIIKQFQPESEKRSLTHSATDTKKEDKK from the coding sequence ATGGCGAAAGATGAAAGGGATAAAAGCCCCGGCAAAAAAACCCCTGATATAGAAAGCTACCTTGATGAAAGGGTAAAGATGGACTCCCTTTTCAAGGAAAAGTTCACCAGAGTCATTACCGTCATGTTTACCGACCTGAAGGGGTCCACAACCATCACGGAAACTCAGGGCGACCTGGCGACCCGCATGATGCTCAAGCAGCATAATGACGCTCTCAAACCGATTATCAGCAATAACAACGGCGTACTGGTAAAAACCATGGGTGACGGCACCATGAGCTACTTTCCCGATGCCCAGAGCGCCGTCATTGCTGCCAGCCAGTTCCAGGAAACCATCGACAAGATGAATCTGGAAAAGAAATTCAGCGCCCCCATACTGGTCAGGATAGGCATTAATACAGGTGAAGGAATTGTTGAACAAAACGATATTTACGGCGATGTCGTTAACGTGGCGTCCCGTTTTGAATCATCGGCTAATGCCGGTGAAATCTATATTTCGGAAAGCGCCTATAATGCAATGGCCGATAAAACAGCCGTCTATTGCCGTTTTATAAAAACGACAACCCTTAAGGGAAAAAAAGATCCCTTCAAGATTTACAAGGTTTTCTGGAAAACAGACGAAATAGAAGCAGATAAAAAAGCCGTTGCTACAGGGCAAAAAGCGGAAGGGGCAGAGAAAAAAAAGGGGATGCCCCCTCTCCTTAAACTGCTGCTGCTGGCCCTCATCCCCTTCCTTGTCGTCTTCCTCCTCATGAAGGGAGGTTCCATAATAAAGCAGTTCCAGCCTGAAAGTGAAAAAAGGTCTTTAACGCACTCAGCGACAGACACTAAAAAAGAGGATAAAAAATAA
- a CDS encoding response regulator codes for MKILIVDDVRMSIEMGKSFLESSGCEVISAGNGQEGLERVINDHPDLVITDLHMPKMSGTDLCRSIKENPDLKDLPVVILTSDSNEENLEACHNAGCNGILKKPYNKSEIIESVRQYIKIICRKHNRASVDFDVFYNYNGINCSEKVTDISLGGMFVRSDRPPPIDSTISFSLLIEREMSEISVKGRVVRTVIGMNSSYYEEPGMGIMFESPPPELLSIISKLAGDGDKK; via the coding sequence ATGAAGATTCTTATTGTTGATGATGTAAGGATGTCAATCGAAATGGGGAAATCTTTTCTGGAAAGTTCGGGCTGTGAGGTAATCTCGGCCGGTAATGGGCAGGAAGGCCTTGAGAGGGTCATTAATGATCATCCCGATCTTGTTATTACGGACCTGCACATGCCTAAAATGAGCGGAACCGATTTGTGCCGGTCCATTAAGGAGAATCCGGATCTTAAGGATTTACCTGTTGTTATTCTTACCTCAGACAGTAATGAGGAAAATCTTGAAGCGTGCCATAATGCCGGATGTAATGGTATACTCAAAAAACCCTACAATAAAAGTGAGATTATTGAAAGTGTCAGACAATATATTAAGATTATATGCAGGAAGCATAACAGGGCATCTGTCGATTTTGATGTTTTTTATAATTATAATGGTATCAATTGTTCTGAAAAAGTGACCGATATCAGTTTGGGCGGTATGTTTGTCCGGTCGGACAGGCCCCCTCCCATCGATTCAACAATCAGCTTTTCGCTCCTGATAGAGAGAGAGATGAGTGAAATCAGTGTGAAGGGACGGGTCGTTAGAACAGTTATAGGAATGAATTCTTCTTACTATGAAGAACCAGGTATGGGAATCATGTTTGAAAGCCCGCCTCCGGAACTGCTTTCTATCATCAGTAAGCTTGCAGGAGATGGTGATAAAAAATAA
- a CDS encoding response regulator, which yields METNIMMEPMEDANMARPAILIVDDEKRLLKSLARLLEDSFQVHTASGVEEGLSILDREAISLALLDINMPGMTGVDMLKKIRQEMMDLKVIMMTGRRDYESVVKCADLNVQGFIEKPFDVDVLAERMQLLIGGNCTPLLSEILGDDCEELLSSLSATTRAAIEYIEKSFHLNINREKIAAYLEISPAYLSTLFHKDCHIHLKRFINRYKMIYCKKKLENNPYANVKELARSIGVSDVNHFGKLFKKETGMTPLKFKDFIIRD from the coding sequence ATGGAAACAAATATTATGATGGAACCAATGGAAGACGCTAATATGGCAAGACCGGCTATTTTGATAGTCGATGATGAGAAGAGACTATTAAAAAGTCTTGCAAGGCTCCTGGAAGATTCTTTCCAGGTGCATACCGCTTCAGGGGTGGAAGAAGGACTTTCTATTCTTGACAGGGAAGCTATTTCTCTGGCGCTTCTCGATATTAACATGCCGGGAATGACCGGTGTCGATATGCTGAAAAAAATAAGGCAGGAGATGATGGACCTTAAAGTGATCATGATGACGGGACGCCGTGATTATGAGTCCGTCGTAAAATGCGCCGATCTTAATGTTCAGGGTTTTATTGAAAAACCTTTTGATGTCGATGTCCTTGCTGAAAGGATGCAATTGCTCATCGGAGGAAACTGCACGCCCCTTCTTTCGGAAATACTGGGTGATGATTGCGAAGAGCTTCTTTCAAGTTTATCGGCTACTACCAGGGCGGCAATTGAATATATTGAAAAAAGTTTTCATCTCAATATTAACCGGGAAAAAATAGCTGCCTACCTTGAAATAAGTCCTGCCTACCTCAGCACTTTATTCCACAAGGATTGCCACATTCATTTAAAGCGGTTTATTAACAGGTACAAGATGATCTACTGCAAGAAAAAGCTTGAGAATAATCCCTATGCAAATGTAAAGGAGCTGGCCCGGTCCATCGGCGTTTCCGATGTGAATCATTTTGGCAAGCTCTTTAAGAAAGAGACAGGGATGACACCTCTCAAATTTAAGGATTTTATCATAAGGGATTGA